Below is a window of Plasmodium brasilianum strain Bolivian I chromosome 14, whole genome shotgun sequence DNA.
AACGCAGTAAATCAGAATTGGTTAAAAGAAATACCTCTTCTTCTAGTAGTTGTATCACAGGATTCATaagtcataaaaaaattgtggaCGATGTCAATACATTAATAGATACAAGTTCGTTAGTAGACAAGGTGAATGAAAATTCCTGTGGTCCAAAAAACATTAAAGATGTAGATAGCAACAACataattaacaataaatataagaatatgaatagttttttaaatgttgAAAAGTCCcctaaatttaatattaaaaatacttgGGAAAAGTTAAGCGGATATATTTCGTAAATCGGTGCATAACTTTTTAGAGATGGCCCTTTTAAGGATGGATTGTCAGAGGTAACTGTTTTGGAAAAATGTTTGTTTTCATCGCCCTGATGATGACACATTCGGGTACATAAACGTATGTTAATTAATTTAGCagtttgtttattattattttatttttttttttttttttattatttttttttttttttttttttttttttttttttttttttttttttttttttttttttttttttttttttttttttttttttttttttttttttgtgtgtttGTCTGTACTTTTTTGCGCCTTTTTTTTGTGATCTTTTTTAAGTGAAATGCTTGTAAATTTTTCGACTATTTACCGCTAAAAATGGTCAAATGTTTACTGAgcgaaaataaatatttctgtCTTTTAAGTGCACATTTGACTGCTTCATTAAAAATGTCTATGTATTTGTTCGCCATTGTGTATGTGCGCGGGTAATCACACGGCCGAAAAAGAAACTGTCAAAACGTTTTTCTTCTACAGagtaaactttttttttttttttttttttttataacaaaaaaattaaagaagtGACGAATGAAAATGTGGGATGAAATATTCGTATTCTTTAAACAAGGAAGTGTCTTTTGAAaagcaaaaaggaaaaatagttctaggtatatatatataatatatatgtatatatatatgtatatgtatatatatatatatatgtatatgtatatatatatgtatatgtatatgtatatgtatatgtatatgtatatgtatatgtatatgtatatatatatatacatacaaacccATTTGTAACTTTGTCTAAAgtaataagataaaaaaaaaaaaaaaatgtccGAATTTTCTGAACagattatattaaatatgacTTGTTCATAAAGATAACTACTACAATATATAGTCTTCTCATTTTTTCGGCCGTtcacatttatatacacataaactGCTAAACTTTGTGCTTGTCCTACTGTTCTTTTTCCGCTCTTTTAAGAGCAGTAGGGCATAGAAAAAGGACGGAAAAACATTAAGCAAAATGACATCATTTTTCAATGTTAAgctattttaaaaagcaCTGCAATGTATTAGAAGCACATATCATATCATATCATATCATATCATATCATATCATATCATATCATATCATATCATATCATATCATATCATATCATATCATATCATATCATATCATATCATATCATATCATATCATATCATATCATtcatatcatatatatatatatatatataatatattatatatatacatacatgcatattctttttttcttctgttCTTTCTGTTCgcttattttctttttttttttttctgtaactggaaaatatattatacttatacattaaaaattaaacttttaattatattctaaaacgcaaaaaaaaaaaggagggaaaaggaaaaaaagggaaaaaaaaatgaaaaaaagaaagaaaactACTGCTAATAACtgtatatacaataatattattacatcattctgtatttgaaaaaattgataatatggaaagaaacaaattaataatgtCCATATATAAGGCTAACgtagcaaaaatataatcgTCCACtgaaaattcatattttttatgttttcctCCAATAATAAGTTGGGTATCAACAATAATTGAGATGGATAAAAGAAAAGCACTAATTCCTGCAAAAActaaattgaaaattttacttCGGACAAAAATTCCTACAATACCAAGgactattaatattaaaaatgccataaaaagaaaaacgtaCCACCCAGTGAAATCCCATTTAGTTTGAAAAGCAAAAATGGTTAACCCAACAACTACAACTGACGTTGTTCcaaatgcataaaaaaaaatctctGAATTTGTTCTTGCACTAGCTAATGTAACAATTAATGTCATTCCGATCGTTATTAACAGTAATAGAAAATAGTTAGTTGGGTATTTTCTGGCTATATATGGTGAACAAGCTAAAGTAATCATTATAGGTAAACTTAACAATATACCCAACACAAAAAACAAAGTATAGTTGGTAATTATAAATGCGTTAAAAGGTTTATGTAAAACTGCTAATATGGAAAATCCAAAGGTAATAAGGAGTTGGATAGATAAGATCGAATATACTTTTCTAATGAAACCATGTCTAATCTTTGTTGAAGAAAATTCATTTAGTGAATATTCATCGTACAATCCACCATTAGCTGCTGTAGCAGTACCTGGAGTGTCATAGTAATAACCCTTTTGTTCATTGTTTACTTTTCCTTGTCCATAGTTATAGTTGTATGATCCATGGTTGTAAACAGCTCCATAACTTTGCCCAGTAGGGGCCCCACCTGCACCAGTATTATTTTCTCTTCCGTTCTGGTTGTacatttcttaatattacAAGTGCGCACGCGTTTGTCGGTGTAAAAGCTGGGCGAATACACGTATGTACtgctatgtatatataaatatatatatatatatatatatatacccctTTCTATTTTTGCTTTCAATTTTGCTCGCCTTTCTCTTGAAGTTTGTTGTAACAAGTATGAACTTTgtcaaataatttatattttaaatttatgtatacaatTCGGATGCACAACTAATGAATTTCGGTACTTACAAAAATGTTTCAAAACTAAATGAACATATGGGGTCCTCAATATTATACACgcgtttttaaaaatgtcgCAGTTTATATTACAAGGAATTTTTTctatcaaaaaattattctattcTTTAAAACCACCCTTgctaaaaatatacatacatttacatatatatgtatatatgtatacatatatgtatatactctCTCCACGTAAGTAACgattatataattgtacaaaaaattataatatatttgtacataaattatacatgtattaaacatgaaatttacatatacttttgttgtacataatttacaatatttaaGTGGTACATgaattatacgtatatatatatatatatatatatatacataagttcattttttttttttttttttaaacagcCAAAATTCACGTTTTTAAAGCTTGCTTGTTCAGGTAAAAATTCTGaaaattcagaaaaaaaataaaaaaaaaagaaaaaaaaagaaaaaaaaatgaaaaaaaaaaaaaaccgctttttttgcaattttgttttattcaaaatagttcaatttttttttatttattatatacatataattatatatatatataatatttatatatatatatatattattatacattttatgtatattacattataacacatatatgtgGTATAATCAAATATTGTACAATAGTTGCaccatacatatatatgttaactttttatatttttatgtatatacaataataattataatatatcttttttatgaaaaccatataaaatgaaaaaatggtaCCCTTGTTTTTTgtgttaacatttttaacctttttgtaaaatttacaaattttctCAGTaacattttatgtatatatgtacataaatgtatataataagtatgaatgtatatttatcaataatttgtaaatttagTAATGTAACatggtattaaaaaaaaaatgtacgtaAAATGTAAGCAAAAATTTGTTCTCATATTTGAACTGTAAAAATTTCGTTCGCTGTGGATTTTCAACCATTGCatgcataatataataatatactgCATATATGATTAgctatgtatttatatattaaatatatgagtaaatatttgtatatatatatataatcaatatttataatatatattatataatatactatatatttatatatacatatatatatgcaattacttctgttatattttatattttttgccgAAAAAAGGAAACTGACAAatgaacatgaaaaaaatagaaagaaagaaagaagtTCAATGATAGTAGAAAACAcgactcttttttttttcttttttttttttatcaatactattattataattactataattattaatagtgATATGcttataatataacatactaagctttttgcaaaataaattcaaattgCTGTAATaggatttaaaaaaaaaaaaaaatatattagtaactatgaaaaaaagagtaaagtgaaaaaattatagaaaaatagtagataaaagaagaaaaggaaaaaaaaaaaaaaaaaaagaaaaaaattgaaagaaggactatatataatagtactAAGTAATAGCTGACGTTATACAGAAGAAATGAAAACTGAAATGCAAAGCAGGAATAATTCCACTAtggaaaaagagaaaaaaagtacactctgtaatatattatatgagtTATACTTAATGTAagtatacgtatatgcatatatacatatatatatatgtacatgaaCGTTTCGTTTATGTATACCCTAAGCTTATATAACTAACCAAGCAAATGCCGTAAGTTCGTACAGTGTACAAATtgttaattaaaatgttaattaAAGTGTTAATGAATAATCGCTAATGAATAATTGATAATTAATAATCGACAATGAATAATCGTTAATGAATAATCGTTAATGAATAATCGTTAATGAATAATCGctaatgaataatttttaatgttaatactttttattgctgaacacataaaaaagaacatcaggcatttattttttttattatataaattgttcACTTGTTAATGCCTAGTTTGAAATGTGTGCAATTAAGCATTTAATtagttataattttatattaacgcAAAACGGTATAAGAGAAGAggaaaaaggggaaaaaataattaatcgCTAATTGTaaagcatatgtatatatatatatatatatatatatatatatatttatatatttatatgaatgtgTAAACCCATACaggcatatgtacatacgtaccTACTTACATTTGCATGTATATTAACTACAAAGTGCTATTCCCATTACTcccatttttgaaaatactaattatgtaaaaaaatattttttaagggGCGAGCTATATTTGTATAACACCTGCGttatatcaaaatttttagaaaaagacaataattaaaaattttccgttatataacatataaaaaaagaaatttaattttttatacttgTTTAAAGGACGTTATCATAGAAACGAATGCTTATAAAAGTTATAGAATCTAAATCGACtatatcatatatgtatatatatatatatatatatatatatatatattttttttttttttttttttttcttatttttgtgTCTTATgttgtcttttttttaaaaaaaaaaaaaaattaaaattatgcaGGACGAAGGGAAACACACAactagtatatatatattaaaaaataaaataaatatgaaaaaatttgtgCTTAAAGATCTTCAAGTTGATTAAGTACGtaggtaaaaataattaattgttttaaatatattacagaGAAAATGAAGTAGCACAAATGGAAAGTGTGTGTACGATATAATTCTCAGTTAaataatgattttaaaaaaaaaaaagtgcatgTTTACATATAAGAATATGTGCATCTTTAAATCTTTGTCATTCTAcgtaaaaaatgtaagatTAAATGGTCTTTTTGTCAGCACACATGCGTATTGATGTACTAAGTAGGTCATTATTATCCCTGTTCTAATATTAAAATGgagatattttaaaaagcgCAGAAAAGATATGCGAAATGGGGAAAACTGCAAATATGAtcaatacatatacatattttgtaTGCGAAGTGGGGAAAACTGCAAATATGAtcaatacatatacatattttgtaTGCGAAGTGGGGAAAACTGCAAATATGAtcaatacatatacatattttgtaTGCGAAATGGGGAAAACTGCAAATATGAtcaatacatatacatattttgtaTGCGACGTGGGGAAAACTGCAAATATGAtcaatacatatacacatattttgTATGCGAAATGGGGAAAACTGATAATATGTACTAATATTatcaatataattatatatatatatgtttttttagtACTACTCATAATgctaaaatttttgtaaattttaacTGAAAACAAGAGAAAATGAATAAGCCGGTCCACACgttaacatattatattataaacacATAATAAGCATGGTAATACGCATTTTAAATGGCACTTGTTCGTTCTGTTCAAAAAGGAaggcataaaaaaaaaaaaaaaaaaatagcaaaattgaaaaataaaaagtaaaaaaattaaaaaatagaaaatataaaaataaaaacaaaaaataaaaacaaaaaataaaaacaaaatattagaacaaaaaaaaaaaaacaaaaaataaaaacaaaaaataaaaacaaaatatagaaacaaaaaataaaaacaaaaaataaaaacaaaatatagaaacaaaaaataaaaacaaaaaataaaaacaaaatatagaaacaaaaaataaaaacaaaaaataaaaacaaaatatagaaacaaaaaataaaaacaaaaaataaaaacaaaatatagaaacaaaaaataaaaacaaaatatagaaaatataaaaataaaaacaaaaacaaaaacaaaaactaTAATAAAATCCCAATTGGCATACACAAGTGCAATCCGGAAATTTCGCaagtccttttttttttttttttttaaatgtttaataTAATGCTAATTTACCTCAATTAATAAGGAGgtttaaaaatgaacataGTTTTACGGTAGTACCAATGCAAAATGCCATATGTGAAAAGGCTTTTTCAATAATCTTTTTCGTTACCTGtacttttacattttatggAAGCGAGAAT
It encodes the following:
- a CDS encoding bax inhibitor 1 yields the protein MYNQNGRENNTGAGGAPTGQSYGAVYNHGSYNYNYGQGKVNNEQKGYYYDTPGTATAANGGLYDEYSLNEFSSTKIRHGFIRKVYSILSIQLLITFGFSILAVLHKPFNAFIITNYTLFFVLGILLSLPIMITLACSPYIARKYPTNYFLLLLITIGMTLIVTLASARTNSEIFFYAFGTTSVVVVGLTIFAFQTKWDFTGWYVFLFMAFLILIVLGIVGIFVRSKIFNLVFAGISAFLLSISIIVDTQLIIGGKHKKYEFSVDDYIFATLALYMDIINLFLSILSIFSNTE